TCGTGCCGAGCATGTTTATTACAAAGGCGATGAAAGTGAGAATGGATTTCTGCTCTTTCAGGATATCCAATTCAAGCCCCGGGAATTTCCGATGAATCTTGCTGCACGGCTGGCCTGGTTTCATACCGAAAGTTATAACAGCCGTATTTATGCTTACGAAAATGATATTCTTTATGCTTTTTCAATTCCGGCATATTACGGCAACGGATTTAGAACTTATCTCAATTTAAAATACCAGCCTGCAAAAAAAATCGAGTGCTGGCTAAAGCTTGCAAATACCTGGTGGACCGACCGTGAAACCATCAGTTCGGGCTATAACGAGATAGCCGGACAGCATAAAACAGAGTTAAAATTTCAGTTGAGGTTGAAATTTTGATTTTGAATAACTTACTTTGTCAGGTTAAAATTTAAATAATGCGAGACATTAATTTTGATGATATTCGCCCCTACACCGACAAAGAAGTTAAAGCTAAGATAAAGCAACTAGTTAAGGATAAAACCTTTGACGACGTTCTGCATCACCTGTTTAAAAACCGGCCAAAGGTTGAAATGGTAAAATTTCAGTTGCGCCGGGTAAGCAGTATCAAACAGCTACAAGGCGTATTTATTTACGACCTTTTGCACTGGTTGGTTGACAAAACTTCCGACGGACTAAAAGTTACAGGAATTGACAAGCTGGACAAAACCAAACCTTACCTGTTTATTTCGAACCACCGCGATATTATTCTGGATGCCGCTTTATTGAACTTCCTTATTTTCGAGCACGGTATGAACACCACCCAGATTGCCATTGGCGACAACCTGTTGCAATACGAGTGGATAGAACATACAGTTAAGCTGAATCGCTCGTTCGTAATTAAACGAAATTTGCCACCACGCGAACTGATGATGGCATCGAAAAAGGTTTCGCATTTTATTCGCAAATCAATTACTGAAGATAAACTTTCGGTGTGGATTGCACAACGCGAAGGACGCACAAAAGACGGCAACGACAAAACACAGGAAAGTGTTTTAAAAATGCTGAACATGAGCAACAAGGGGGGCATTTCGGATGGATTTAATGAACTGAATATTGTTCCGGTTTCCATTTCGTACGAGATTGAACCTTGCGGCTTGCCTAAACTTCGTGAACTGATAAAAAAAGAGCATTACGGCCGGGCAAAACAAAGCAAAGACGATTTGAAAGCCATGTCGATGGGAATGTTTGCACCAAAAGGAAGAATGCGTTTTGCTTTCGGGACACCAATTGAAACGCATTTTGAACTGGCCAAAAATAACGAACAGCGCAATGCCTACATTCGCCGTTTGGCAGAAATGATTGACGACCAGATTTACAAAAACTACAAACTTTGGCCAAGCAATTTTGCGGCTTACGATATGCTGATGCAGGAACACCGCTTTAAAGACCGGTACACTGCTGAAGAGCAAAAGAAATTTGAAATTATGGTGGAGCAGGCAATGGTACACATTGATTTCCCGATAACCGATATCCAGGAACGTTTTCTGAAACTGTACGCTTACCCGGTAATTAATAAATTTGACAGACCGAAAAAATAATCGGACTACTATGCAATCAATTATCTGGGACTGGAACGGCACGCTGTTAAACGATCTTGACTTTTGCATTTCGACCATTAATGTGTTATTAAAAAAACGCGAGCTCGATTTGCTTGATCGTTTCTCTTATAAAGAAGTGTTTTCATTTCCTGTGAAGGATTATTACCAGGCAATTGGCTTCGATTTTTCAAAAGAAGATTTTTCAATACCAGCCCACGAATTTATTGATCTCTACAATTCGGGAGTTGCGCAGTGCAACTTGCATGCTGCTGCAAAAGATGTATTGGAGCATTTTAAAAACATGGGATTAAGGCAATTTGTACTTTCAGCAATGCAACAAGATATGTTGGAGCATACTTTAAAACACCAGAATATTTTTGATTATTTCGAAGGAATAGCCGGACTGAACGATCACTATGCAGTTTCTAAAATTGAGCGTGGTGAACAGTTAATCGACCACTTTTCAATCAACAAAGCACAGGCAACCATTATTGGCGATACTAACCACGATTTTGAGGTAGCACAACAACTGGAAGTTGATTGTATTTTGGTAGCTGACGGACACCAGTCGAAAGAGCGCTTAGAAGCAACAGGCGCCAAAGTAATTGACGATCTGCAGCAGCTTAAAACACTTCCGCTTTAATCCAGAAACTCGCGTTTTTTGATATCTCTTATAAACAGCTGAAGATTAGTTTTACCCCGGTATTCGTTTTCATTTATCGAATAACAAACATCAAAAGGCGAACCTGAAGTAATTACATCGTACGCATCCGATTGATTAAATGCAATTCCCGGGAATATTCCTGAATTTACATCGGGCTCAACCAGATCGAGTTTTAAGTGCTCCTGATTTTTTCCAACCAGTCGGCTGGTACCGGCATCAAAAACATCTTCGGTAACAAAAACAGGAGTCATATTGTGCGGACCGAACGGAGCAAATTGTTTCAGAATGCGGTAAAAGCGTGGCGTAATTTCGCTTAACGCGATTTTTGCATCCACCTCAATGCTTTGAATTTGCTGTTTGTCGGTAATTTGTTTAGTTACGATCTCTTCAAAACGTTGTCTGAACTCGGGAATATTTTCAATTTTCATGGTCAATCCTGCAGCGTACATGTGTCCTCCATACGATTCCAGCAAATCGCTGCACTGACCTATGGCTTCGTACAAATCAAAATCGCGCACCGAACGTGCCGATCCGGTTGCCAATCCATTCGATTCGGTTAAGATTATCGTTGGGCGATAATACTGCTCGGTAACCCGCGATGCCACAATTCCAACCACTCCTTTATGCCAGTCGCGGTTATACAGAACAGTACTGTTCTTGCCTTTAAACTCCGGGCTGTTTTCGATGGTATCCAGAGCATCCTGAGTAATATCGCGATCGAGCGTTTTTCGTATTTCGTTAAACGTGTCAATCTCTTCACCCAGCAAATCCGATTTATCCTCATCGGTTGAAACCAAAATCTGCACCGATTTTTTACCGTGCTCAATTCTACCCGACGCATTTAAGCGGGGCCCGATTTTAAACACAATATCGCTAATGGTAATTTCGGTTCCTGAGATACCTGCAAAATTTATAATGGTTTGCAAACCTATTCCCGGATTCGAGTTCAGTTTCTTAAGGCCGTAATATGCCAAAACCCGGTTTTCTCCGGTTATCGGAACAATATCAGCAGCAATACTCACTGCTACTAAATCGAGCAGATCGTAAATTTCTTCGTAATCAATTTCGTGTCTTTTGCAGTAAGCCTGTAACAGCTTGAATCCTACGCCGCAACCCGAAAGTTCTTTGTAAGGATAATTGCAATCCGATTGTTTCGCATCCAGTACTGCAACAGCCGGCGGTACTTCATCATCCGGATTATGATGATCGCAAATAATAAAATCTATCCCACGCTCTTTTGCTTTTGCAATTTTTTCAACAGCTTTAATTCCGCAGTCGAGCGCAACAATCAAGGTTACCCCTTTTTCAACGGCATAATCGATACTTTTTGGCGAAATTCCATATCCTTCGCTGTAACGGTCGGGGATGTAATATTCAATATCTTTTATGCGCTGTTTTAAAAACGAATATACCAGCGCTACCGAAGTAGTTCCGTCAACATCGTAATCGCCGTAAACAATTACTTTTTCATTATTTTCAATTGCCTGATCCAATCGAGCAATCGCTTTATCCATGTCTTTCATCAGAAAAGGATCGTGCAGATCGCTTAGTCGGGGGCGGAAAAAAGCTTTGGCTTCAGGGTAGGTTTTAATTCCGCGCTGTACCAGCAGGCGGGCTATTACCATGTTCACATTTAACGCCGCAGAAAGGTGTTTTACCTCGTTTTGGTCGCCTTGTTTTTTTAAGTTCCAAATTCTATCCATGCTGCGTTATCGTGTTTCTCAAGATGTGAATGGCAAAGATACAAAATGCAATCGCATATGGAAATAAAACATTCACCCTCAACATTATTTTTTAATTGATTCAATGTTACAACAACAATTACAACCAAACTGTTTTATTATCTTTGCCCAGATTTTTTTAAAGGGATTCGGCAAACGATTCCCGGGCAATAAATTGTCATTTAACCAAAAGAGTGACAGTAAAATAAAAGAGAAGAAGAAATGAGTCATCAGGAATTAAGCGAACAAGAGATCATCAGACGAAATTCGTTGCAAAAAATGCGCGAGTTGGGGATCGACCCCTACCCGGCGGCACAGTACCACGTAAATACCAACACCAAAGAAATAAAACAGAACTTCAAGGAAGAGGAGAAGAATTTTCAGGATGTAGTGATTGCCGGCCGTTTGATGAGCCGCAGAATTATGGGTAAAGCTGCGTTTGCTGAGATCCAGGACCACGAAGGACGTATCCAGATTTACGTTAACCGCGACGAAATTTGCACCGGCGACGATAAAATGATGTACAACGAAGTGTTCAAGAAATTGCTTGACATTGGAGACATCATCGGTGTTAAAGGCCATGCTTTTATTACGCAAATGGGCGAGTTAACCATTCATGTTACTGAATTTACAGTGCTGAATAAATCGTTGCGCCCGTTGCCGATTGTAAAAGAAAAAGACGGCAAAACTTTCGATGCTTTTACCGATGCGGAACAACGTTACCGCCAGCGTTACATCGATTTGATCGTTAACCCTGAAGTGAAAGAGACATTCAAAAAACGGACGATTATATACAACACCATGCGTCAGATGTTTAATGAGTATGGTTATCACGAGGTGGAGACACCAATTCTGCAGCCTATTCCGGGAGGAGCTGCTGCACGTCCGTTTATTACGCATCACAATGCGCTGAATATGCCTTTGTACATGCGTATTGCCAACGAACTTTACCTGAAACGACTGATTGTTGGTGGCTTTGAAGGGGTTTACGAATTTGCCAAAGATTTCCGTAACGAAGGAATGGACCGTACCCACAACCCGGAGTTTACGGTGATGGAAATTTACGTGGCCTACAAAGACTACAAATGGATGATGAGCTTTACTGAAGAAATTTGTGAGCGTGTGGCGATGGCCTTGCACGGCACCACAAAAGTTCAGTTGGGCGACAATATTATCGATTACAAAGCACCATACCCGCGTGTTACAATGGCTGAAGCTATTTTGGAGCACACCGGTTACGATATTAACGGTAAGTCGGAAGAAGAACTGCGCGAGATCTGTAAAAAGCTTGATATTGAAATCGACGAAACCATGGGTAAAGGAAAGTTGATTGACGAAATATTTGGCGAAAAATGTGAAGGCAACTATATTCAGCCAACCTTTATTACTGATTACCCAAAAGAAATGTCGCCGTTAACAAAAATGCACCGCGACAACCCGGAATTGACCGAGCGTTTTGAGTTAATGGTAAACGGTAAAGAGCTGGCTAATGCCTACTCGGAACTTAACGACCCAATCGATCAGCGTGAACGTTTTGAAGATCAATTAAAATTATCGGAAAAAGGTGACGACGAAGCGATGTTTATCGACCAGGATTTCCTGCGTGCGCTGGAATACGGTATGCCGCCAACATCGGGAATGGGAATTGGAATGGACCGCTTAACGATGTTTATGACCAACAGCCCGTCGATTCAGGATGTGTTGTTCTTCCCGCAAATGAAACCCGAGAAAAAAGCAGTGGAAATGACTGATGACGAAAAAGCAGTATTTGAATTGCTGAAAGCGGAATCGCCAATTGAACTGGCTGCACTAAAAGAAAAAGCCGGACTGAGCAACAAAAAATGGGACAAAGCCATTAAAGGCCTCACCAAAAAGAATGTGGCTAAAGTGGAGAATACTGATGCCGGTTTGATGGTGACGGCGTTGTAAGATGCTGAAAGTTAGAAGACCGAAGTCGGTAGACTTTTAAAATATATAATTAAGCTCTCTGCTATTGCAGGGGGCTTTTTTTATTATTTG
This is a stretch of genomic DNA from uncultured Draconibacterium sp.. It encodes these proteins:
- a CDS encoding 1-acyl-sn-glycerol-3-phosphate acyltransferase — encoded protein: MRDINFDDIRPYTDKEVKAKIKQLVKDKTFDDVLHHLFKNRPKVEMVKFQLRRVSSIKQLQGVFIYDLLHWLVDKTSDGLKVTGIDKLDKTKPYLFISNHRDIILDAALLNFLIFEHGMNTTQIAIGDNLLQYEWIEHTVKLNRSFVIKRNLPPRELMMASKKVSHFIRKSITEDKLSVWIAQREGRTKDGNDKTQESVLKMLNMSNKGGISDGFNELNIVPVSISYEIEPCGLPKLRELIKKEHYGRAKQSKDDLKAMSMGMFAPKGRMRFAFGTPIETHFELAKNNEQRNAYIRRLAEMIDDQIYKNYKLWPSNFAAYDMLMQEHRFKDRYTAEEQKKFEIMVEQAMVHIDFPITDIQERFLKLYAYPVINKFDRPKK
- a CDS encoding HAD hydrolase-like protein, giving the protein MQSIIWDWNGTLLNDLDFCISTINVLLKKRELDLLDRFSYKEVFSFPVKDYYQAIGFDFSKEDFSIPAHEFIDLYNSGVAQCNLHAAAKDVLEHFKNMGLRQFVLSAMQQDMLEHTLKHQNIFDYFEGIAGLNDHYAVSKIERGEQLIDHFSINKAQATIIGDTNHDFEVAQQLEVDCILVADGHQSKERLEATGAKVIDDLQQLKTLPL
- the recJ gene encoding single-stranded-DNA-specific exonuclease RecJ, producing the protein MDRIWNLKKQGDQNEVKHLSAALNVNMVIARLLVQRGIKTYPEAKAFFRPRLSDLHDPFLMKDMDKAIARLDQAIENNEKVIVYGDYDVDGTTSVALVYSFLKQRIKDIEYYIPDRYSEGYGISPKSIDYAVEKGVTLIVALDCGIKAVEKIAKAKERGIDFIICDHHNPDDEVPPAVAVLDAKQSDCNYPYKELSGCGVGFKLLQAYCKRHEIDYEEIYDLLDLVAVSIAADIVPITGENRVLAYYGLKKLNSNPGIGLQTIINFAGISGTEITISDIVFKIGPRLNASGRIEHGKKSVQILVSTDEDKSDLLGEEIDTFNEIRKTLDRDITQDALDTIENSPEFKGKNSTVLYNRDWHKGVVGIVASRVTEQYYRPTIILTESNGLATGSARSVRDFDLYEAIGQCSDLLESYGGHMYAAGLTMKIENIPEFRQRFEEIVTKQITDKQQIQSIEVDAKIALSEITPRFYRILKQFAPFGPHNMTPVFVTEDVFDAGTSRLVGKNQEHLKLDLVEPDVNSGIFPGIAFNQSDAYDVITSGSPFDVCYSINENEYRGKTNLQLFIRDIKKREFLD
- the lysS gene encoding lysine--tRNA ligase encodes the protein MSHQELSEQEIIRRNSLQKMRELGIDPYPAAQYHVNTNTKEIKQNFKEEEKNFQDVVIAGRLMSRRIMGKAAFAEIQDHEGRIQIYVNRDEICTGDDKMMYNEVFKKLLDIGDIIGVKGHAFITQMGELTIHVTEFTVLNKSLRPLPIVKEKDGKTFDAFTDAEQRYRQRYIDLIVNPEVKETFKKRTIIYNTMRQMFNEYGYHEVETPILQPIPGGAAARPFITHHNALNMPLYMRIANELYLKRLIVGGFEGVYEFAKDFRNEGMDRTHNPEFTVMEIYVAYKDYKWMMSFTEEICERVAMALHGTTKVQLGDNIIDYKAPYPRVTMAEAILEHTGYDINGKSEEELREICKKLDIEIDETMGKGKLIDEIFGEKCEGNYIQPTFITDYPKEMSPLTKMHRDNPELTERFELMVNGKELANAYSELNDPIDQRERFEDQLKLSEKGDDEAMFIDQDFLRALEYGMPPTSGMGIGMDRLTMFMTNSPSIQDVLFFPQMKPEKKAVEMTDDEKAVFELLKAESPIELAALKEKAGLSNKKWDKAIKGLTKKNVAKVENTDAGLMVTAL